The Humulus lupulus chromosome 4, drHumLupu1.1, whole genome shotgun sequence genome has a window encoding:
- the LOC133832074 gene encoding uncharacterized protein LOC133832074, which translates to MQTDSLRSVNPSFNGYSSSGTGNLADIAARVVNEFRQENGSNGSIFGLEDDYEPWEFGEVNQGRSLITIPDVHREEEGEEEESEFEFAFVATEPDSSPISADEIFYNGQIKPVYPLFDQSLLLEDKVSLNDVVVKKNEETVRRTRRPPLRKLMVEEEREATTSSCSSSEADELDGLKQGTYCVWKPKNGDVTGSESERRNKCGSTGSSRRWKLRDILSRSRSVGKEGLLFAPSIKKVGSSKRTGKEETAVPGAAENEKLKNGVVPKENGEGGKIKNKDEDRKRTTYKQDFVGFLANVNGLSRNLHPF; encoded by the coding sequence ATGCAGACGGATTCGTTACGCTCTGTTAATCCGAGCTTTAATGGCTACTCTTCTTCTGGAACCGGAAATTTAGCCGATATTGCTGCCAGAGTCGTTAACGAGTTTCGCCAAGAGAATGGTTCGAACGGCAGCATTTTTGGTCTCGAGGATGATTATGAGCCGTGGGAGTTTGGGGAAGTTAATCAGGGCCGTTCATTAATCACCATACCTGATGTTCATCGTGAGgaggagggggaggaggaggagaGTGAGTTTGAATTCGCGTTTGTTGCAACTGAACCGGACTCGTCGCCGATATCCGCGGACGAAATCTTCTATAATGGTCAGATCAAGCCGGTTTACCCTCTCTTCGACCAGTCCTTGCTTCTCGAAGACAAAGTTTCCTTGAACGACGTCGTTGTGAAGAAGAATGAGGAAACGGTACGTCGCACTCGTCGGCCGCCGCTGAGGAAGTTGATGGTGGAAGAAGAGAGGGAAGCGACGACGTCGTCTTGTTCTTCCTCCGAGGCCGACGAACTCGACGGCTTAAAACAAGGTACGTACTGCGTTTGGAAGCCGAAAAACGGCGACGTTACCGGCAGCGAGTCCGAACGGCGGAACAAGTGCGGGTCAACCGGGTCGTCGAGGCGGTGGAAGCTACGAGACATTTTGAGTCGGAGCAGGAGTGTCGGAAAGGAAGGACTTTTGTTCGCGCCTTCGATCAAGAAGGTAGGAAGTTCGAAACGCACCGGGAAAGAAGAGACGGCGGTGCCGGGGGCGGCGGAGAATGAAAAGTTGAAAAACGGCGTCGTTCCGAAAGAAAACGGCGAAGGAGGGAAgattaagaataaggatgaggaCAGGAAGAGAACTACGTACAAACAGGATTTTGTGGGGTTTTTGGCTAATGTCAATGGTCTCAGTAGAAATTTGCATCCattttga